The genomic interval TTTAAAGGGGGCGGCAAAGCTGTTAAATGTAACGCGTAATTAAGGCCAAAATTAAAACATCAAGcttgaattttacagaaaggcgaTGTAAGataagatttgaagttttctcttttcaattcgTAACGCGTGAAATACCGTTCAAAGTGAAACGCGACACGCGAATTCTTCTAAAATTTGTGTTTGAATGGGATCAGGAGTTCCGCTTTGCTACCCTCTTAAATGGTACATGACCCAAAACATTCATGCCGACGGAAACAATTTgtcatgaaaattgaaattgtcaCTTGGGTCAGCAAAGCTATGTTTACACTGTATATCGATCAGCAGAAGACTTGTTAAAATACATCCTCGCTTTGACtttcaactttcatttcttcCGGCTACTCTTGGTTCCCTCTACCAACACTGTTTTAGATGTATCACACTTTCCGCCGGTTAGTTGATTAAACGCAAAGGCCTCAAGCAGGCAACTGGAGCATATTTGAAAACTGAACGTATATGAGAGAGATTTGAGATGGAAACATCATGAGCATCCTGGAAACGCACAACGTCCGCGCTGTCATCGCGATACCCACGCCAAACGCCTCCACGTAACTTAATCTGATAAAAGTTGACGACATAAAACCGTATTTATGTCAACACATTGTATTTACCACTTATCTGTTTCCATAGTATGTTGGTTGATGAAAGACGCAGAAAGTGATCCGAAAGAAACATCCGCTCGAAGCCTGATCTAGGTTTTCTGCACGTACAACAATACAACCTCCTCTTCTGTTAGTTAACTTCGAGTACTCGGGCGCACGGAAACCCAGTAAATAGTAAAGGCCCGCAAAGGGGCGAAATCTCTGTAGAAAAAAGTGCACTGAATGATTCCTTGCTCGTGCGCACTGTTCCCAAGCACACACGTCCACGAGCGTGGATCAAGAGCGCCTGCCAAGTGCCTATTGCGCAAGTCTCTCTCGAATTGAGTTTCTACGACAGTCACAGTCCCGATCACTTCCGACAATCTCCCCACCCACTCCACTCATCTCCAACACCAACCCTATGGGTGGGTAAGGTGCAAAACGTCAGCTTCCCTGGAGATACAAAAGTTGTCTAAACGGCTTGTAAGTCATGTTGGGAACTGTCGTGCTTTATCAAGGGCAAACCAGATTAATCCTCACTGTAAACTCAATACATAACAGTTCACTTTACAGAAGGATTCGTATCCTGTGAGACAATTCGCTTCAATCAAAATAATGCGAGTCCTGTGCATCCTGCTAAGTCCCTTCAGCTGTAAGGTCTTTTTTGTTcgtattttttattatttcgaGGCTATCGCACTATTGTGGCCAAATAGAAGGTGATCTTTGAGTGCTCAGCAAATGAGATTTCCAACCCTTTCACTTTTTTAAGCACCAAGGCTTTTGGAACCGTCTTCGTGAATGCTTATAAGTTCTCTTTCAAGGTTGGTTTTAATATTGAAGCAGAGCAGCAGACCAAGTGTACATATACTACGCAAGCTCGGACAACCCTTATCTGTCAATTTTTAGCTCCCGTTTCCCTTGGTGGTTTGCATTGGAAGTTGAACATGCAGTCTACATATTTCAATTAGCCGAACCCAACACATGATTATACCAGCACCTAGCCCAGCTACTTCATGGTATGTCACAAATATAATCCAGTTAGACATCTTAAATTGGATATTTATACTTGTGTCGCTCAGCGATGAAGCTTTAAAAGGAtaatagtattttttttgtaaagacaTCATTACTTTGTTCAATTTCTCTTAGTTTACATTCGTTTTAAATAGTCTTGTAAAGCGTTGAAGAGAATTGGTCTATTTCAGCGCTATGTAGTTCACAATGTCGTCCACgatctgtttgttttatcagTGTTATCCATCACTAagacttttctttctttgcttgaAACTCGATCCAATCTGATTCAACTTCTGGAAACAGCGGAATAGCTGAAGACACGATATCATCAAACTGAAGTATCTTAAAAGTGGAAAACCCCGATCTGTTAGGAAACaatgtttgaatttcttttagCAAGACATTGCATTATTTACATTACATCTATCTGGGATTTCAATTCCAACGTTCGAGaaaattctttgtttcattgttcGCAGACTTTCTGGCTGAGTAGAGTAGCTAAGTTCTTTCACGCGAGGAGAAGACTACTCATAGATTTTCtacaaatttgacaaattttcccTTAATGGACAAGTTCAGAAATTTATATGTCAGTTTTTGGACATAAGGACTTCTCAAAGTGTCACTTTGTCTTGTATCGATACTTCCTCTGAAAACTAGTTGTGTAAATCTTCTTTGAGCAGTTAAGAAAATGCCGTTTCTTTCTTCACTCTTGGCTCCACTTTCATCAGGGAAAGTGGGAGATAAAAGTTTGGAGACAGATTGAATGTTGCGATAATAGATAAAAAGAGACGAAAACAATTTTGCAGGTGAAACAAGTGTAAAAATCGCACGAGGGCTGTGCCTACATTTTACCATTACGTGTGTACGCGGACATGAGTCAGCTGTTTAGTTCGCACCTTGTTTCCTTGTAGGTTGTATGTGAAGGACCTAAAGCGACTGCCACTTGGTgctgaatgaaaaataaacggCCATAAAAATAAGATTTAACAAAACAGCAATACCTTAGTTTGTGGTAATAACAACACAACGTTAGACGTAATTaaacttcataattttttttaatattaccaAGTCATCGAGTTTGGTTTCTTCAAACAGCCATCCGTCCATTTCGTCTtcatcaaggaaaaaatttgtatCGGATGTCACattctaaaaaattaaaaaaaacacattctTCGTTTGAGCTCTTAATatcggtaattttttttctctttgctgtACAGGTATCAGGAATGCGACTGAACAGGAACTGTAAGTAAGAGCAGAACAAACCTGAGGAGACAGCTCTTTGGTATTTATCTGGAATTCAACAGACTGTAAATCACGTCCTATACCAGTCCCTGTAGCTTTTACGTAACTTTCTTTCAGACACTGGAAAAGAAACGAAACGTTAGACCAATCGAATTTCTAGAAAAAACTGCTAAAGTCAGCAGAATATTACACCAACGAAAGAGAAACTTGACATTAACGTCCCTTTTAagtgtaattttgttttccaaatacGCCTTACTTCATGTCTCACTTGAAACGCAACAACGACAATTTTGGACGTCTTCGcggaaattttgaaacaatgtaGCAGTTAATTTTAATGTTTCCAGGCTTACGGAATTCAAATTGGAAATAGCTCTAACAAACACATCTTCTTCTGTCTGACATTGAAGTGCGCTATGAGGCTGTGATCTCacaattaacatttaaaataGTACATCTACGGGAtttaaatcttaaaagagtttgaaaacatctttatttGTTATATGCatcattaataataaataactttaatttCCCACAACAGCTCTCGGCGCCTTTAAACTGAAACATTATCAGTGTTTCGGCACGAGGTATACTTCGCGCGAGGGATTCTTTGCCCGCGGGAAAGTATGTGGCCGTTGGCAACGCGAGCCCGCGAGAAGTCTGCAAAGGGGCTGGCTCTGATTGTTATTAGTGCCAGATCCCCGACTCGACACATCTTCCCGCCGGCGGGGAAACGCGCGTCCAGCAGCGCTTATAATAAGGACCTGCTCGCAAGCTGAGTGAAACATACCCAGTGTCTGTAAAACATCTGCAGTTGATTCCATTCGGAAGGCTGAGATTTGATTGTTTGCCATTCATATCCAGTAAACTGCTTACGCATGGTGTGAAAAAATCCAGGCACAGTAGAAGAAGCTTGAAGATAGATAATTTTGAAACTTAAATTAAATgttgtttcagaaaaattttgaaggagGGCTAAGTTTTTGCAAAGTTGAggctgaaaatgtttttaacttACATGGGTATGTTGTTTTCATTACATCAACACCAACTAGaggagaaaaacaattttggtaCTGTTTAGTATTTGATGGCCAAAAAACAGTACAGTCATCAAGACTTATGAAGGAGGGTGAGATTGTGGCTTCACTTAAGACTTTAATCTATACCTGAAAGCTAACTTTCATATTAATAAGGGctgacaaatgaaaaaaaattatgtatcaattaatcattaaccctttacaccccaacatcaatatgcaagttctccatacttaTTTCAATACATTTAATACATTTTCTCTGgtaccgacaaggagaatttgtttgaaaatcactTCTTAaatgggtgatcatttcctttattctcatacCCTACACATTTGATTagagggtgatattgtaaggagaaattagaagccagtttCTCTTAGAAGTTAAAGGTTTAAGCGATCATAGAGAAATGAAGCATACCTTGTGATTCAGGCTCTGCAGCTAACACAGTGAACTCTCCCTGTAACAAACAGAAGTGAGATCAAATACAACAAATCAAATACTGCTCAATACCATAAACCCTCTCTTAACACTCCAGGATAATAAAGTTGaccttcattctttttttttaagtggctCTTTCTTTGGAGATACTCCTCCAACATATGGGTTGGTCAATTTTGGCAAGAAAACCACTGAGAAACCAATGAGTCTAATGATCTCACTTATCTTCTTACTTATACCATAATGACCCAGTAGGAATGACACCACTTGTCAATAGAGATTATGAAAATAACCTATCAGTGGCACTTCTGCGGCTTCATGTCTTAGACACCTGTCATTTATTAGAGAGGGGTGGAGAGAGAACTATTGCAAATAGGGGAAGGGTGATTACTTTTTATGCAACCCAAAAGGGGAGGgtcacataattttttaaaagcttaacATGGGAAGGTTCATAACTTCCTTGGATCACACAAGGGGAAGAATTagagtttcttttttgaaagaaattgggAGAGGGTGCACAAAAACTGCATCTAATAAcaccccttccccctccccctcctaaAAATGACAGGTCCCTTGGAGCAAAGCTCTGAGTGATGTTTTTATTAGGATAAATAATTGCTCTGAATACTGCCAACCAATCAGCTCCAATGTTCTAATCAATGTTAGTAATTTATAAATGACATATAACCACACAATATCATACAGGTACACAACCTGATGAGATATGTTGAAGTTAAACTTTCTCTGTGATGGTTCCATAGGATCATTGGCCTATgagagacaaacaaaaacataattttgattttacagTGAAATGGTTTGACTCTAGGGGAAGGAATTTAGGTTTTAAAATGAGC from Pocillopora verrucosa isolate sample1 chromosome 14, ASM3666991v2, whole genome shotgun sequence carries:
- the LOC131769338 gene encoding L-aminoadipate-semialdehyde dehydrogenase-phosphopantetheinyl transferase, which produces MRFPLMEGVRLAFRSGAWKPTRKEWLLGTSCLQTEEKGRIMNFVFKKDAKSALIGRLLMRKVISDFTKIPYDEVILKRTEKGKPFLANDPMEPSQRKFNFNISHQGEFTVLAAEPESQVGVDVMKTTYPSSSTVPGFFHTMRKQFTGYEWQTIKSQPSEWNQLQMFYRHWCLKESYVKATGTGIGRDLQSVEFQINTKELSPQNVTSDTNFFLDEDEMDGWLFEETKLDDLHQVAVALGPSHTTYKETRSGFSTFKILQFDDIVSSAIPLFPEVESDWIEFQAKKEKS